The Synechococcus sp. MW101C3 genome has a segment encoding these proteins:
- a CDS encoding ammonium transporter: MTIATQPPRQRRPKRLSEASLLEAPPLLLRRISGMSSSRTLTWMACVPLALFGLGVFNLSAHAAELPDLTPAFLINNLWLLIASILVIFMNAGFAMVEAGLCRQKNATNILAKNLIVFALAASAYWLIGYSLMYGSAVVPGWLFYGKGGHLGLFFDPTVTPAMVTDGALVPSVDFLFQVAFAGTSATIVSGLVAERIKFFEFVIFSLVLVGFIYPIAGSWKWNAEGWLNKLGFIDFAGSTLVHTVGACAGLTGAIILGPRIGKFVDGKVKAIPGHNLAIATLGCLILWIGWYGFNPGSVLSMTEAVPYIAVTTTLGAAGGGIAGTVVSQLQSGKPDLTMTINGILAGLVGITAGCDAYGMAGAWIVGFIAGAIVVYSVSILDGLGIDDPVGAWSVHGTCGIWGTLAVGLFNKDAGLFFGGGFGLLGLQILGSVCYIIFALVTSWIVWSVLGGVSGGIRVTEAEEEEGLDIGEHGMEAYPDFVSTTS; this comes from the coding sequence ATGACCATTGCAACCCAACCCCCTCGACAACGGCGCCCCAAGCGCCTGTCGGAGGCGAGCCTGCTCGAAGCTCCCCCACTGCTGCTGCGTCGCATCAGTGGCATGAGCAGTTCCCGCACCCTCACCTGGATGGCCTGCGTTCCGCTGGCGCTCTTCGGTCTTGGTGTATTCAATCTTTCGGCTCATGCCGCAGAGCTGCCTGATCTCACCCCTGCCTTCCTGATCAACAACCTCTGGCTGCTGATCGCCTCGATCCTGGTGATCTTCATGAACGCCGGTTTCGCCATGGTGGAAGCCGGGCTTTGCCGCCAGAAGAACGCCACCAACATCCTGGCCAAGAACCTGATCGTGTTCGCCCTGGCGGCGAGTGCCTACTGGCTGATCGGGTATTCGCTGATGTACGGCTCGGCCGTGGTGCCCGGTTGGCTCTTCTACGGCAAGGGTGGCCACCTCGGCCTGTTCTTTGATCCCACCGTCACTCCGGCGATGGTCACCGATGGCGCTCTGGTTCCCAGTGTCGACTTCCTCTTTCAGGTGGCCTTCGCCGGCACCTCGGCCACGATTGTTTCCGGCCTGGTGGCCGAGCGCATCAAGTTCTTCGAGTTCGTGATCTTCTCCCTGGTGCTGGTGGGTTTCATCTACCCGATCGCCGGAAGCTGGAAGTGGAACGCCGAAGGCTGGCTCAACAAACTCGGTTTCATCGACTTCGCCGGCTCCACCCTCGTCCACACGGTTGGTGCTTGTGCTGGCCTCACCGGGGCGATCATCCTCGGCCCCAGGATCGGCAAGTTCGTTGATGGCAAAGTCAAGGCCATCCCTGGCCACAACCTGGCCATCGCCACCCTCGGTTGCCTGATTCTCTGGATCGGCTGGTACGGCTTCAACCCCGGCTCCGTCCTTTCCATGACAGAAGCCGTTCCCTACATCGCTGTCACCACCACCCTTGGTGCCGCCGGCGGCGGCATCGCCGGCACGGTGGTTTCCCAGCTGCAGTCGGGCAAGCCTGACCTCACCATGACAATCAACGGCATCCTCGCCGGCCTGGTGGGCATCACCGCGGGTTGCGATGCTTACGGAATGGCCGGTGCCTGGATCGTCGGCTTCATCGCTGGCGCGATTGTGGTTTACTCCGTGAGCATCCTCGACGGCCTCGGCATCGATGATCCCGTGGGTGCCTGGTCGGTTCACGGCACCTGCGGCATCTGGGGCACCCTCGCCGTGGGCCTGTTCAACAAAGACGCAGGTCTCTTCTTCGGCGGTGGCTTCGGGCTCCTCGGCCTGCAGATCCTGGGCTCGGTCTGCTATATCATCTTCGCCCTCGTCACCTCCTGGATCGTCTGGTCCGTGCTCGGCGGTGTCAGTGGCGGCATTCGAGTGACGGAAGCGGAAGAGGAGGAAGGACTCGACATCGGGGAACACGGCATGGAGGCCTACCCCGACTTCGTTTCAACGACCAGCTGA
- the sfsA gene encoding DNA/RNA nuclease SfsA — protein sequence MPPAPRDAASAPQAAAPVLRFEPLVEGLLLRRYKRFLADVELSDGAVVTAHCANTGPMTGVLIPGGRVRLRHDPRPERKLAWTWEQAEVPSADGSLCWVGINTALPNRLVRATIEAGLLEPWLGPIGAIRAEVPYGRGRRSRIDLLLTPAEGAADSRLIYVEIKNTTWSRGTLALFPDTVTERGQKHLEELTDLLPEARAVLVPCLSRGDVDRFAPGDSADPRYGGLFRTALGAGVEVLPCRYAFGEDAVTWLGTTPVQTHEISDAVCHYRL from the coding sequence ATGCCACCAGCCCCCAGAGACGCGGCATCGGCCCCCCAAGCGGCCGCCCCCGTACTGCGCTTCGAGCCCTTGGTGGAGGGGCTGCTGCTGCGGCGCTACAAGCGCTTCCTGGCCGATGTGGAGCTCAGCGATGGCGCGGTGGTGACGGCCCACTGCGCCAACACCGGCCCGATGACCGGGGTGCTGATTCCCGGCGGCCGCGTGCGGCTGCGCCACGATCCCCGGCCCGAGCGCAAGCTGGCCTGGACGTGGGAGCAGGCGGAAGTGCCCAGCGCCGACGGCTCCCTCTGCTGGGTGGGCATCAACACCGCCTTGCCGAACCGGCTGGTGCGCGCCACGATTGAAGCCGGTCTGCTGGAGCCCTGGCTGGGGCCGATCGGAGCGATCCGCGCGGAGGTTCCCTACGGCCGCGGGCGCCGCAGCCGCATCGATCTGCTGCTCACGCCCGCCGAGGGAGCGGCCGATTCCCGCCTGATTTATGTGGAAATCAAGAACACCACCTGGAGCCGCGGCACCCTGGCGCTCTTCCCCGACACGGTCACCGAACGGGGCCAGAAGCACCTGGAGGAACTGACCGACCTGCTGCCCGAGGCCCGTGCGGTGCTGGTTCCCTGCCTGAGCCGCGGGGACGTGGACCGCTTCGCACCGGGCGACTCCGCCGATCCCCGCTATGGAGGGCTCTTCCGTACGGCGCTGGGGGCGGGCGTGGAGGTGCTGCCCTGCCGCTACGCCTTTGGGGAGGACGCAGTGACATGGCTGGGCACCACACCGGTGCAGACACATGAAATCTCAGACGCTGTATGCCACTACCGTCTTTGA